One Syntrophales bacterium DNA window includes the following coding sequences:
- the tolB gene encoding Tol-Pal system beta propeller repeat protein TolB, protein MRNKLNMIFILFVLFFTASGDVWGKVYLDIDSPSFRKFPLAVSEFKPLAPVAKADNLNTWFADELSRCLEITGYFQILDRKSFLEDQQKAGITAEGIHFDDWTTIGAEYLVKGGFQATSRELTAEFRLFDVVKGELVLGKRYLGKPEDKKKMVLRFVDELLSVLTGESGNFNTRIAFVKKNGTAKEIYTINFDGSDLRRITNYNSLTLAPRWSADGRFLAFTSYKDGNPDIYMRDLESGSTKKLVSYRGVNLPGSWSKNGERLLVTLSREGNADIYDMNVKNSLLQRLTRDFSIDVSPVCSPDEKSVAFVSNRNGSPQVYIMDADGGNVRLLTHQGNYNTTPAWSPRGDKIAYEGSVNGRFQLFLIDIAGGEPQQLTFDPWNYESPAWSPDGRYLAYSVSGYGRSRVEIMNADGKNVRVLYEDKDGCQSAAWSPRLK, encoded by the coding sequence AATTTCCGCTTGCCGTTTCCGAATTTAAACCCCTGGCGCCGGTGGCCAAAGCAGATAACCTCAATACCTGGTTCGCCGACGAACTCTCCCGCTGCCTGGAAATTACTGGATATTTTCAAATACTTGACCGAAAATCCTTTCTGGAAGATCAGCAAAAAGCCGGGATTACCGCGGAGGGCATCCACTTTGACGATTGGACGACAATCGGCGCCGAATACCTTGTCAAGGGCGGATTTCAGGCGACCAGCCGGGAGTTGACGGCGGAGTTTCGCCTGTTTGACGTGGTGAAGGGGGAGCTCGTTCTCGGCAAACGCTATCTCGGCAAACCGGAAGATAAAAAAAAGATGGTGTTGCGGTTTGTGGACGAGCTGCTGTCCGTCCTGACCGGCGAGAGCGGCAATTTCAACACGCGCATTGCCTTTGTCAAAAAAAACGGAACAGCAAAAGAGATCTACACGATAAACTTTGACGGGTCCGACCTGCGCCGGATTACCAATTACAATTCTCTGACTCTTGCGCCCCGCTGGTCGGCGGATGGAAGGTTCCTGGCTTTCACCTCTTACAAGGACGGCAATCCTGATATCTATATGCGGGATTTGGAAAGCGGGTCAACAAAAAAACTCGTTTCCTACCGAGGGGTAAATCTTCCCGGGTCATGGTCGAAAAACGGGGAGAGGCTGCTTGTCACCCTCAGTCGTGAAGGCAATGCCGATATATACGATATGAATGTTAAAAACTCCCTGCTGCAGCGTCTTACCCGTGATTTTTCGATAGACGTCTCTCCGGTGTGCTCGCCGGATGAAAAAAGCGTTGCCTTCGTTTCCAATCGCAACGGCTCTCCGCAAGTGTATATAATGGATGCGGATGGAGGCAATGTGCGATTGCTGACCCATCAGGGCAACTACAATACCACGCCTGCCTGGTCGCCTCGAGGCGACAAGATTGCGTACGAAGGTTCCGTAAATGGCCGTTTTCAGCTATTTTTAATAGATATTGCCGGCGGAGAGCCCCAGCAGTTGACCTTCGATCCGTGGAATTATGAAAGCCCCGCCTGGTCGCCGGATGGCAGATACCTTGCCTACAGCGTCAGCGGCTACGGCCGCAGCCGGGTAGAAATCATGAATGCCGACGGCAAGAACGTGAGAGTACTTTATGAAGACAAGGATGGCTGCCAAAGCGCGGCCTGGTCGCCGCGCTTAAAATAA